The following coding sequences lie in one Ictalurus punctatus breed USDA103 chromosome 16, Coco_2.0, whole genome shotgun sequence genomic window:
- the LOC108276819 gene encoding inactive serine/threonine-protein kinase TEX14 isoform X5: MSGVPIVPCPVRLGSVKTGGVAARLHQFTRERNLQKAEKLLKQGVDVDCVNHLGQTSLFCASLLGFGAVAELLLQYGADPNRRCDDRSTPVHAAVFSCNTGLLSALLEAGGDLRLHDDQGRTPRDWAEIGAQEHSARMVSFIKRCMSVMRSLSESQSPRERRVTPTSSKSLLRSPSVLDFLRPVSDVVFNKKVTAKSPTSDTVQCFGFGKLCVKKSGMSVGVLASVPLIPDSELLQAEDEALHSFPCGSFSKMTNYSWRGSRVTVKELQIDSTHRHAAQHGYLDLLVTELDFCCQLFHPHILQLMAVSSSNHLQQSKLVYERVHVGSLYTLLYHRVCEALFYLHSRSLVLRSLSSHSVLVVHPGVAKVTGFGFTVPSDCSPSSTPPVPAMLYNWAAPEVIRRKACTGKADLYSICALIQELYTDAVPWGSVNPCWIKQAVDTGQALFADPAVPQPYYDLLLNGLKPSAQERTCSLQDLRYTLRFHLSELSERERRSETRPLQARSSPYRWSTDIRKNRDSVHPDEQQVVDKVNQDQLRELDSFLENQTKQKRSLINLQNEATECCTSSDTILQDISFRDILPLDESHLLSHPPFVEEEYTEEEARTQSSICNHVSSIVLNLKVSQLLRQQVESSLDKFESRIMGNTCSGIPQFDEPDGCRGRQVVMLKAAGPPSYNYIPSAMRQEMEEEVTEFCSAGEESFERSEGDKNISQRDRRTRGGQEQAVRFTEECDGLYQSSAACTSQELTQNQRAEHNWTSEVSTAVAWMTRGFLSCAAGALVESSDSEEGQEQPQHPLMDAQEDAEEALFKSFAGVHSESEESTDFHTMNHTFTLPNAVYEVKGQHREEDGSDSDYNQSPLEPSSIFYTPKHNQENTHAKEELLQTPNSEDDPDVTMEVCRPDMNVKTTFRECQSSPEEPEHSEAESAPPSVHTTRSSHMADIADLSSITCSPAQLQEWVGQNEARPSPHSTHFPPCNSTPRSPRTRTAGRGRSAPRREEVCVSPLAPHLQSLMETSPWGSTESPSHTESYNTARLERADTIHWSVPERSIPQGDSETPSSGNQEFTTASSWVRHSEEKSQDHSDTAALECDTEKDRSLEEAKRAHSTLDEVLQGLLENPEAQRTVRGAAVITEMLSSYPVSVSERSDEEEERVFGQSVSAERGICQQLEEEEEEVILEEDFSCSRGDASEGAATRGTKIKTHSSQVSGSDIEKLF; this comes from the exons ATGTCGGGCGTGCCCATTGTGCCCTGTCCCGTACGCTTGGGCTCCGTCAAAACCGGAGGTGTGGCGGCTCGACTGCACCAGTTCACCCGGGAGAGAAACCTGCAAAAAGCAGAGAAGCTCCTCAAGCAAG GTGTGGACGTGGactgtgtgaatcacctgggcCAGACGTCTCTTTTCTGCGCGTCTCTGCTGGGGTTCGGCGCCGTGGCCGAGCTGCTTCTTCAGTACGGAGCCGATCCCAATCG CCGCTGTGATGACAGAAGCACTCCGGTCCACGCCGCCGTGTTCTCCTGTAACACGGGGCTGCTCAGCGCTCTGCTGGAGGCAGGGGGAGATCTGCGACTTCACGACGATCAGGGCAGGACGCCGAGAGATTGGGCCGAGATCGGAGCTCAGGAGCATAGTGCTAGG ATGGTCAGTTTCATTAAGAGATGCATGTCTGTCATGAGGAGTCTGTCTGAGTCGCAGTCACCCAGAGAGAGACGCGTCACTCCCACTTCCTCCAAGAGCCTCCTGCGCTCACCGTCTGTCCTGGACTTCCTCAGACC GGTCTCTGATGTGGTGTTTAACAAGAAAGTAACCGCAAAGTCGCCCACATCTGACACGGTCCAGTGTTTCGGCTTTGGAAAG ttGTGCGTGAAGAAGTCCGGGATGTCTGTCGGCGTTCTCGCCTCCGTGCCGTTAATACCAGACTCCGAGTTATTGCAGGCCGAAGACGAGGCTCTGCACTCGTTCCCGTGTGGATCCTTCAGCAAAATGACCAA CTACAGTTGGAGAGGAAGCCGTGTTACGGTGAAGGAGCTGCAGATCGACAGCACGCACCGACACGCCGCGCAACACGGCTACCTCGACCTGCTTGTCACCGAGCTCGACTTCTGCTG TCAGCTGTTCCACCCCCACATTCTGCAGCTGATGGCAGTGAGCTCCTCCAATCATCTGCAGCAGAGCAAACTGGTGTACGAGAGAGTGCATGTGGGCTCACTGTACACCCTGCTGTACCAcagg GTGTGTGAAGCGCTGTTCTACCTGCACAGCCGATCCCTGGTGCTGCGCTCCCTGTCCTCTCACTCTGTCCTCGTCGTGCACCCAGGGGTTGCTAAGGTCACCGGCTTCGGCTTCACGGTGCCCAG TGATTGTAGTCCCTCCTCCACTCCGCCCGTCCCTGCAATGCTGTATAACTGGGCGGCTCCTGAAGTGATCAGGAGGAAAGCATGCACAGGAAAAGCAGATCTGTACAGCATCTGTGCTCTTATACAGGAGCTGTacactg atgcaGTTCCGTGGGGTTCTGTGAATCCATGCTGGATAAAGCAGGCCGTAGACACGGGTCAGGCTCTCTTTGCAGATCCGGCCGTGCCACAGCCGTATTACGACCTGCTGCTGAACGGATTGAAGCCCAGCGCTCAGGAGAGAACCTGCAGCCTCCAGGACCTGCGATACACACTGCGTTTCCACCTCAGC GagctgagcgagagagagaggaggagtgaAACGCGCCCCCTACAGGCCAGGTCAAGCCCATACAGATGGAGCACAGACATCAGGAAAAATCGAGACAGTGTGCACCCAG atGAGCAGCAGGTGGTGGATAAGGTAAATCAGGACCAGCTCCGAGAGCTAGACAGCTTTTTGGAGAACCAAACAAAGCAAAAACGTTCCCTTATTAATCTCCAAAATGAAGCGACAGAGTGCTGCACATCCTCTGACACCATCCTCCAGGACATTTCCTTCCGGGACATCCTACCCCTGGATGAGTCGCACCTTTTGTCCCACCCTCCATTTGTAGAGGAAGAATACACGGAAGAAGAAGCGAGGACCCAATCTTCCATCTGCAACCACGTCAGCTCCATTGTCCTGAACCTGAAAGTGTCTCAGCTGCTGCGGCAGCAGGTGGAGAGCAGCTTAGATAAGTTTGAGTCAAGGATAATGGGAAACACGTGCTCCGGAATCCCACAGTTCGACGAGCCAGACGGGTGTAGAGGCAGACAGGTGGTGATGCTGAAAGCAGCAGGACCTCCATCATATAACTACATACCCAGTGCGATGCGCCAGGAGATGGAAGAAGAAGTCACAGAGTTCTGCTCTGCTGGAGAGGAGAGCTTTGAACGTTCTGAG GGAGATAAAAACATCTCTCAGAGAGACAGGAGGACGAGGGGAGGACAGGAGCAGGCAGTCAGATTCACTGAGGAGTGTgacgg GTTGTACCAGTCATCAGCGGCATGCACATCACAGGAGCTTACGCAAAACCAGCGTGCTGAACACAACTGGACCA GTGAGGTGAGCACAGCAGTGGCTTGGATGACGCGGGGTTTCCTGAGCTGTGCTGCAGGGGCACTGGTGGAGAGCAGTGACAGTGAGGAGGGGCAGGAGCAGCCGCAGCACCCCCTGATGGACGCACAGGAGGACGCAGAGGAAGCTCTGTTCAAGAGCTTCGCAG GTGTGCACAGTGAGAGTGAAGAGAGCACTGACTTCCACACCATGAATCACACCTTCACTCTGCCCAATGCTGTGtatgaggtcaaaggtcaacacAGG gaGGAGGACGGTTCAGACTCGGACTACAATCAGTCACCTCTGGAACcttccagcatcttctacacTCCAAAACACAATCAAGAAAACACCCATGCTAAAGAGGAGCTGTTACAG ACGCCGAATTCAGAGGATGATCCGGACGTGACGATGGAGGTGTGTCGCCCTGACATGAACGTGAAGACCACATTCAGAG AGTGTCAATCTTCACCAGAGGAGCCCGAACACAGTGAAGCAGAATCAGCACCGCCATCTGTACACACCACCAG gagCAGTCATATGGCAGATATAGCTGATCTCTCCAGCATCACCTGTTCACCTGCACAACTCCAGGAGTGGGTGGGGCAAAACGAAGCCCGGCCTAGCCCACACAGCACACATTTCCCACCATGCAACAGTACCCCACGCAGCCCGCGTACACGCACAG CAGGCCGAGGCCGTAGCGCCCCCCGCAGGGAGGAGGTGTGTGTTTCCCCACTCGCCCCTCACCTGCAGTCTCTGATGGAGACGTCTCCGTGGGGCAGCACAGAGTCTCCGTCCCACACAGAGAGCTACAACACGGCCAGACTGGAGCGCGCTGACACG ATACACTGGTCTGTGCCTGAGAGGAGTATTCCTCAGGGGGATTCAGAGACACCCAGCTCTGGCAACCAGGAGTTCACTACAGCCAGCTCATGGGTCAGACACAGTGAGGAGAAGAGCCAGGACCACAGTGACACAGCAG cattAGAGTGTGACACAGAAAAAGACCGATCTTTGGAGGAGGCTAAAAG AGCACATTCCACCCTGGACGAGGTTCTGCAGGGCCTGCTGGAGAACCCTGAGGCACAGAGAACCGTGAGAGGAGCTGCAGTAATTACAGA AATGTTATCATCCTATCCTGTTAGTGTGAGCGAAAGATctgatgaggaagaggagcggGTGTTTGGACAGAGTGTGAGTGCGGAGCGAGGAATCTGTCAgcagttggaggaggaggaggaggaggtgatcCTGGAGGAGGACTTCAGCTGTTCCAGAGGAGATGCCAGTGAAGGAGCGGCAACGAGAGGAACAAAGATAAAAACACACTCATCTCAG GTGTCAGGATCGGACATAGAGAAGCTATTTTAA
- the LOC108276819 gene encoding inactive serine/threonine-protein kinase TEX14 isoform X4: MSGVPIVPCPVRLGSVKTGGVAARLHQFTRERNLQKAEKLLKQGVDVDCVNHLGQTSLFCASLLGFGAVAELLLQYGADPNRRCDDRSTPVHAAVFSCNTGLLSALLEAGGDLRLHDDQGRTPRDWAEIGAQEHSARMVSFIKRCMSVMRSLSESQSPRERRVTPTSSKSLLRSPSVLDFLRPVSDVVFNKKVTAKSPTSDTVQCFGFGKLCVKKSGMSVGVLASVPLIPDSELLQAEDEALHSFPCGSFSKMTNYSWRGSRVTVKELQIDSTHRHAAQHGYLDLLVTELDFCCQLFHPHILQLMAVSSSNHLQQSKLVYERVHVGSLYTLLYHRRAEFPVLQVCEVLSLILQVCEALFYLHSRSLVLRSLSSHSVLVVHPGVAKVTGFGFTVPSDCSPSSTPPVPAMLYNWAAPEVIRRKACTGKADLYSICALIQELYTDAVPWGSVNPCWIKQAVDTGQALFADPAVPQPYYDLLLNGLKPSAQERTCSLQDLRYTLRFHLSELSERERRSETRPLQARSSPYRWSTDIRKNRDSVHPDEQQVVDKVNQDQLRELDSFLENQTKQKRSLINLQNEATECCTSSDTILQDISFRDILPLDESHLLSHPPFVEEEYTEEEARTQSSICNHVSSIVLNLKVSQLLRQQVESSLDKFESRIMGNTCSGIPQFDEPDGCRGRQVVMLKAAGPPSYNYIPSAMRQEMEEEVTEFCSAGEESFERSEGDKNISQRDRRTRGGQEQAVRFTEECDGLYQSSAACTSQELTQNQRAEHNWTSEVSTAVAWMTRGFLSCAAGALVESSDSEEGQEQPQHPLMDAQEDAEEALFKSFAGVHSESEESTDFHTMNHTFTLPNAVYEVKGQHREEDGSDSDYNQSPLEPSSIFYTPKHNQENTHAKEELLQTPNSEDDPDVTMEVCRPDMNVKTTFRECQSSPEEPEHSEAESAPPSVHTTRSSHMADIADLSSITCSPAQLQEWVGQNEARPSPHSTHFPPCNSTPRSPRTRTAGRGRSAPRREEVCVSPLAPHLQSLMETSPWGSTESPSHTESYNTARLERADTIHWSVPERSIPQGDSETPSSGNQEFTTASSWVRHSEEKSQDHSDTAALECDTEKDRSLEEAKRAHSTLDEVLQGLLENPEAQRTVRGAAVITDVSERSDEEEERVFGQSVSAERGICQQLEEEEEEVILEEDFSCSRGDASEGAATRGTKIKTHSSQVSGSDIEKLF; encoded by the exons ATGTCGGGCGTGCCCATTGTGCCCTGTCCCGTACGCTTGGGCTCCGTCAAAACCGGAGGTGTGGCGGCTCGACTGCACCAGTTCACCCGGGAGAGAAACCTGCAAAAAGCAGAGAAGCTCCTCAAGCAAG GTGTGGACGTGGactgtgtgaatcacctgggcCAGACGTCTCTTTTCTGCGCGTCTCTGCTGGGGTTCGGCGCCGTGGCCGAGCTGCTTCTTCAGTACGGAGCCGATCCCAATCG CCGCTGTGATGACAGAAGCACTCCGGTCCACGCCGCCGTGTTCTCCTGTAACACGGGGCTGCTCAGCGCTCTGCTGGAGGCAGGGGGAGATCTGCGACTTCACGACGATCAGGGCAGGACGCCGAGAGATTGGGCCGAGATCGGAGCTCAGGAGCATAGTGCTAGG ATGGTCAGTTTCATTAAGAGATGCATGTCTGTCATGAGGAGTCTGTCTGAGTCGCAGTCACCCAGAGAGAGACGCGTCACTCCCACTTCCTCCAAGAGCCTCCTGCGCTCACCGTCTGTCCTGGACTTCCTCAGACC GGTCTCTGATGTGGTGTTTAACAAGAAAGTAACCGCAAAGTCGCCCACATCTGACACGGTCCAGTGTTTCGGCTTTGGAAAG ttGTGCGTGAAGAAGTCCGGGATGTCTGTCGGCGTTCTCGCCTCCGTGCCGTTAATACCAGACTCCGAGTTATTGCAGGCCGAAGACGAGGCTCTGCACTCGTTCCCGTGTGGATCCTTCAGCAAAATGACCAA CTACAGTTGGAGAGGAAGCCGTGTTACGGTGAAGGAGCTGCAGATCGACAGCACGCACCGACACGCCGCGCAACACGGCTACCTCGACCTGCTTGTCACCGAGCTCGACTTCTGCTG TCAGCTGTTCCACCCCCACATTCTGCAGCTGATGGCAGTGAGCTCCTCCAATCATCTGCAGCAGAGCAAACTGGTGTACGAGAGAGTGCATGTGGGCTCACTGTACACCCTGCTGTACCAcagg CGAGCGGAGTTCCCCGTCCTACAGGTGTGTGAGGTTTTGTCACTGATCCTCCAGGTGTGTGAAGCGCTGTTCTACCTGCACAGCCGATCCCTGGTGCTGCGCTCCCTGTCCTCTCACTCTGTCCTCGTCGTGCACCCAGGGGTTGCTAAGGTCACCGGCTTCGGCTTCACGGTGCCCAG TGATTGTAGTCCCTCCTCCACTCCGCCCGTCCCTGCAATGCTGTATAACTGGGCGGCTCCTGAAGTGATCAGGAGGAAAGCATGCACAGGAAAAGCAGATCTGTACAGCATCTGTGCTCTTATACAGGAGCTGTacactg atgcaGTTCCGTGGGGTTCTGTGAATCCATGCTGGATAAAGCAGGCCGTAGACACGGGTCAGGCTCTCTTTGCAGATCCGGCCGTGCCACAGCCGTATTACGACCTGCTGCTGAACGGATTGAAGCCCAGCGCTCAGGAGAGAACCTGCAGCCTCCAGGACCTGCGATACACACTGCGTTTCCACCTCAGC GagctgagcgagagagagaggaggagtgaAACGCGCCCCCTACAGGCCAGGTCAAGCCCATACAGATGGAGCACAGACATCAGGAAAAATCGAGACAGTGTGCACCCAG atGAGCAGCAGGTGGTGGATAAGGTAAATCAGGACCAGCTCCGAGAGCTAGACAGCTTTTTGGAGAACCAAACAAAGCAAAAACGTTCCCTTATTAATCTCCAAAATGAAGCGACAGAGTGCTGCACATCCTCTGACACCATCCTCCAGGACATTTCCTTCCGGGACATCCTACCCCTGGATGAGTCGCACCTTTTGTCCCACCCTCCATTTGTAGAGGAAGAATACACGGAAGAAGAAGCGAGGACCCAATCTTCCATCTGCAACCACGTCAGCTCCATTGTCCTGAACCTGAAAGTGTCTCAGCTGCTGCGGCAGCAGGTGGAGAGCAGCTTAGATAAGTTTGAGTCAAGGATAATGGGAAACACGTGCTCCGGAATCCCACAGTTCGACGAGCCAGACGGGTGTAGAGGCAGACAGGTGGTGATGCTGAAAGCAGCAGGACCTCCATCATATAACTACATACCCAGTGCGATGCGCCAGGAGATGGAAGAAGAAGTCACAGAGTTCTGCTCTGCTGGAGAGGAGAGCTTTGAACGTTCTGAG GGAGATAAAAACATCTCTCAGAGAGACAGGAGGACGAGGGGAGGACAGGAGCAGGCAGTCAGATTCACTGAGGAGTGTgacgg GTTGTACCAGTCATCAGCGGCATGCACATCACAGGAGCTTACGCAAAACCAGCGTGCTGAACACAACTGGACCA GTGAGGTGAGCACAGCAGTGGCTTGGATGACGCGGGGTTTCCTGAGCTGTGCTGCAGGGGCACTGGTGGAGAGCAGTGACAGTGAGGAGGGGCAGGAGCAGCCGCAGCACCCCCTGATGGACGCACAGGAGGACGCAGAGGAAGCTCTGTTCAAGAGCTTCGCAG GTGTGCACAGTGAGAGTGAAGAGAGCACTGACTTCCACACCATGAATCACACCTTCACTCTGCCCAATGCTGTGtatgaggtcaaaggtcaacacAGG gaGGAGGACGGTTCAGACTCGGACTACAATCAGTCACCTCTGGAACcttccagcatcttctacacTCCAAAACACAATCAAGAAAACACCCATGCTAAAGAGGAGCTGTTACAG ACGCCGAATTCAGAGGATGATCCGGACGTGACGATGGAGGTGTGTCGCCCTGACATGAACGTGAAGACCACATTCAGAG AGTGTCAATCTTCACCAGAGGAGCCCGAACACAGTGAAGCAGAATCAGCACCGCCATCTGTACACACCACCAG gagCAGTCATATGGCAGATATAGCTGATCTCTCCAGCATCACCTGTTCACCTGCACAACTCCAGGAGTGGGTGGGGCAAAACGAAGCCCGGCCTAGCCCACACAGCACACATTTCCCACCATGCAACAGTACCCCACGCAGCCCGCGTACACGCACAG CAGGCCGAGGCCGTAGCGCCCCCCGCAGGGAGGAGGTGTGTGTTTCCCCACTCGCCCCTCACCTGCAGTCTCTGATGGAGACGTCTCCGTGGGGCAGCACAGAGTCTCCGTCCCACACAGAGAGCTACAACACGGCCAGACTGGAGCGCGCTGACACG ATACACTGGTCTGTGCCTGAGAGGAGTATTCCTCAGGGGGATTCAGAGACACCCAGCTCTGGCAACCAGGAGTTCACTACAGCCAGCTCATGGGTCAGACACAGTGAGGAGAAGAGCCAGGACCACAGTGACACAGCAG cattAGAGTGTGACACAGAAAAAGACCGATCTTTGGAGGAGGCTAAAAG AGCACATTCCACCCTGGACGAGGTTCTGCAGGGCCTGCTGGAGAACCCTGAGGCACAGAGAACCGTGAGAGGAGCTGCAGTAATTACAGA TGTGAGCGAAAGATctgatgaggaagaggagcggGTGTTTGGACAGAGTGTGAGTGCGGAGCGAGGAATCTGTCAgcagttggaggaggaggaggaggaggtgatcCTGGAGGAGGACTTCAGCTGTTCCAGAGGAGATGCCAGTGAAGGAGCGGCAACGAGAGGAACAAAGATAAAAACACACTCATCTCAG GTGTCAGGATCGGACATAGAGAAGCTATTTTAA
- the LOC108276819 gene encoding inactive serine/threonine-protein kinase TEX14 isoform X1 encodes MSGVPIVPCPVRLGSVKTGGVAARLHQFTRERNLQKAEKLLKQGVDVDCVNHLGQTSLFCASLLGFGAVAELLLQYGADPNRRCDDRSTPVHAAVFSCNTGLLSALLEAGGDLRLHDDQGRTPRDWAEIGAQEHSARMVSFIKRCMSVMRSLSESQSPRERRVTPTSSKSLLRSPSVLDFLRPVSDVVFNKKVTAKSPTSDTVQCFGFGKLCVKKSGMSVGVLASVPLIPDSELLQAEDEALHSFPCGSFSKMTNYSWRGSRVTVKELQIDSTHRHAAQHGYLDLLVTELDFCCQLFHPHILQLMAVSSSNHLQQSKLVYERVHVGSLYTLLYHRRAEFPVLQVCEVLSLILQVCEALFYLHSRSLVLRSLSSHSVLVVHPGVAKVTGFGFTVPSDCSPSSTPPVPAMLYNWAAPEVIRRKACTGKADLYSICALIQELYTDAVPWGSVNPCWIKQAVDTGQALFADPAVPQPYYDLLLNGLKPSAQERTCSLQDLRYTLRFHLSELSERERRSETRPLQARSSPYRWSTDIRKNRDSVHPDEQQVVDKVNQDQLRELDSFLENQTKQKRSLINLQNEATECCTSSDTILQDISFRDILPLDESHLLSHPPFVEEEYTEEEARTQSSICNHVSSIVLNLKVSQLLRQQVESSLDKFESRIMGNTCSGIPQFDEPDGCRGRQVVMLKAAGPPSYNYIPSAMRQEMEEEVTEFCSAGEESFERSEGDKNISQRDRRTRGGQEQAVRFTEECDGLYQSSAACTSQELTQNQRAEHNWTSEVSTAVAWMTRGFLSCAAGALVESSDSEEGQEQPQHPLMDAQEDAEEALFKSFAGVHSESEESTDFHTMNHTFTLPNAVYEVKGQHREEDGSDSDYNQSPLEPSSIFYTPKHNQENTHAKEELLQTPNSEDDPDVTMEVCRPDMNVKTTFRECQSSPEEPEHSEAESAPPSVHTTRSSHMADIADLSSITCSPAQLQEWVGQNEARPSPHSTHFPPCNSTPRSPRTRTAGRGRSAPRREEVCVSPLAPHLQSLMETSPWGSTESPSHTESYNTARLERADTIHWSVPERSIPQGDSETPSSGNQEFTTASSWVRHSEEKSQDHSDTAALECDTEKDRSLEEAKRAHSTLDEVLQGLLENPEAQRTVRGAAVITEMLSSYPVSVSERSDEEEERVFGQSVSAERGICQQLEEEEEEVILEEDFSCSRGDASEGAATRGTKIKTHSSQVSGSDIEKLF; translated from the exons ATGTCGGGCGTGCCCATTGTGCCCTGTCCCGTACGCTTGGGCTCCGTCAAAACCGGAGGTGTGGCGGCTCGACTGCACCAGTTCACCCGGGAGAGAAACCTGCAAAAAGCAGAGAAGCTCCTCAAGCAAG GTGTGGACGTGGactgtgtgaatcacctgggcCAGACGTCTCTTTTCTGCGCGTCTCTGCTGGGGTTCGGCGCCGTGGCCGAGCTGCTTCTTCAGTACGGAGCCGATCCCAATCG CCGCTGTGATGACAGAAGCACTCCGGTCCACGCCGCCGTGTTCTCCTGTAACACGGGGCTGCTCAGCGCTCTGCTGGAGGCAGGGGGAGATCTGCGACTTCACGACGATCAGGGCAGGACGCCGAGAGATTGGGCCGAGATCGGAGCTCAGGAGCATAGTGCTAGG ATGGTCAGTTTCATTAAGAGATGCATGTCTGTCATGAGGAGTCTGTCTGAGTCGCAGTCACCCAGAGAGAGACGCGTCACTCCCACTTCCTCCAAGAGCCTCCTGCGCTCACCGTCTGTCCTGGACTTCCTCAGACC GGTCTCTGATGTGGTGTTTAACAAGAAAGTAACCGCAAAGTCGCCCACATCTGACACGGTCCAGTGTTTCGGCTTTGGAAAG ttGTGCGTGAAGAAGTCCGGGATGTCTGTCGGCGTTCTCGCCTCCGTGCCGTTAATACCAGACTCCGAGTTATTGCAGGCCGAAGACGAGGCTCTGCACTCGTTCCCGTGTGGATCCTTCAGCAAAATGACCAA CTACAGTTGGAGAGGAAGCCGTGTTACGGTGAAGGAGCTGCAGATCGACAGCACGCACCGACACGCCGCGCAACACGGCTACCTCGACCTGCTTGTCACCGAGCTCGACTTCTGCTG TCAGCTGTTCCACCCCCACATTCTGCAGCTGATGGCAGTGAGCTCCTCCAATCATCTGCAGCAGAGCAAACTGGTGTACGAGAGAGTGCATGTGGGCTCACTGTACACCCTGCTGTACCAcagg CGAGCGGAGTTCCCCGTCCTACAGGTGTGTGAGGTTTTGTCACTGATCCTCCAGGTGTGTGAAGCGCTGTTCTACCTGCACAGCCGATCCCTGGTGCTGCGCTCCCTGTCCTCTCACTCTGTCCTCGTCGTGCACCCAGGGGTTGCTAAGGTCACCGGCTTCGGCTTCACGGTGCCCAG TGATTGTAGTCCCTCCTCCACTCCGCCCGTCCCTGCAATGCTGTATAACTGGGCGGCTCCTGAAGTGATCAGGAGGAAAGCATGCACAGGAAAAGCAGATCTGTACAGCATCTGTGCTCTTATACAGGAGCTGTacactg atgcaGTTCCGTGGGGTTCTGTGAATCCATGCTGGATAAAGCAGGCCGTAGACACGGGTCAGGCTCTCTTTGCAGATCCGGCCGTGCCACAGCCGTATTACGACCTGCTGCTGAACGGATTGAAGCCCAGCGCTCAGGAGAGAACCTGCAGCCTCCAGGACCTGCGATACACACTGCGTTTCCACCTCAGC GagctgagcgagagagagaggaggagtgaAACGCGCCCCCTACAGGCCAGGTCAAGCCCATACAGATGGAGCACAGACATCAGGAAAAATCGAGACAGTGTGCACCCAG atGAGCAGCAGGTGGTGGATAAGGTAAATCAGGACCAGCTCCGAGAGCTAGACAGCTTTTTGGAGAACCAAACAAAGCAAAAACGTTCCCTTATTAATCTCCAAAATGAAGCGACAGAGTGCTGCACATCCTCTGACACCATCCTCCAGGACATTTCCTTCCGGGACATCCTACCCCTGGATGAGTCGCACCTTTTGTCCCACCCTCCATTTGTAGAGGAAGAATACACGGAAGAAGAAGCGAGGACCCAATCTTCCATCTGCAACCACGTCAGCTCCATTGTCCTGAACCTGAAAGTGTCTCAGCTGCTGCGGCAGCAGGTGGAGAGCAGCTTAGATAAGTTTGAGTCAAGGATAATGGGAAACACGTGCTCCGGAATCCCACAGTTCGACGAGCCAGACGGGTGTAGAGGCAGACAGGTGGTGATGCTGAAAGCAGCAGGACCTCCATCATATAACTACATACCCAGTGCGATGCGCCAGGAGATGGAAGAAGAAGTCACAGAGTTCTGCTCTGCTGGAGAGGAGAGCTTTGAACGTTCTGAG GGAGATAAAAACATCTCTCAGAGAGACAGGAGGACGAGGGGAGGACAGGAGCAGGCAGTCAGATTCACTGAGGAGTGTgacgg GTTGTACCAGTCATCAGCGGCATGCACATCACAGGAGCTTACGCAAAACCAGCGTGCTGAACACAACTGGACCA GTGAGGTGAGCACAGCAGTGGCTTGGATGACGCGGGGTTTCCTGAGCTGTGCTGCAGGGGCACTGGTGGAGAGCAGTGACAGTGAGGAGGGGCAGGAGCAGCCGCAGCACCCCCTGATGGACGCACAGGAGGACGCAGAGGAAGCTCTGTTCAAGAGCTTCGCAG GTGTGCACAGTGAGAGTGAAGAGAGCACTGACTTCCACACCATGAATCACACCTTCACTCTGCCCAATGCTGTGtatgaggtcaaaggtcaacacAGG gaGGAGGACGGTTCAGACTCGGACTACAATCAGTCACCTCTGGAACcttccagcatcttctacacTCCAAAACACAATCAAGAAAACACCCATGCTAAAGAGGAGCTGTTACAG ACGCCGAATTCAGAGGATGATCCGGACGTGACGATGGAGGTGTGTCGCCCTGACATGAACGTGAAGACCACATTCAGAG AGTGTCAATCTTCACCAGAGGAGCCCGAACACAGTGAAGCAGAATCAGCACCGCCATCTGTACACACCACCAG gagCAGTCATATGGCAGATATAGCTGATCTCTCCAGCATCACCTGTTCACCTGCACAACTCCAGGAGTGGGTGGGGCAAAACGAAGCCCGGCCTAGCCCACACAGCACACATTTCCCACCATGCAACAGTACCCCACGCAGCCCGCGTACACGCACAG CAGGCCGAGGCCGTAGCGCCCCCCGCAGGGAGGAGGTGTGTGTTTCCCCACTCGCCCCTCACCTGCAGTCTCTGATGGAGACGTCTCCGTGGGGCAGCACAGAGTCTCCGTCCCACACAGAGAGCTACAACACGGCCAGACTGGAGCGCGCTGACACG ATACACTGGTCTGTGCCTGAGAGGAGTATTCCTCAGGGGGATTCAGAGACACCCAGCTCTGGCAACCAGGAGTTCACTACAGCCAGCTCATGGGTCAGACACAGTGAGGAGAAGAGCCAGGACCACAGTGACACAGCAG cattAGAGTGTGACACAGAAAAAGACCGATCTTTGGAGGAGGCTAAAAG AGCACATTCCACCCTGGACGAGGTTCTGCAGGGCCTGCTGGAGAACCCTGAGGCACAGAGAACCGTGAGAGGAGCTGCAGTAATTACAGA AATGTTATCATCCTATCCTGTTAGTGTGAGCGAAAGATctgatgaggaagaggagcggGTGTTTGGACAGAGTGTGAGTGCGGAGCGAGGAATCTGTCAgcagttggaggaggaggaggaggaggtgatcCTGGAGGAGGACTTCAGCTGTTCCAGAGGAGATGCCAGTGAAGGAGCGGCAACGAGAGGAACAAAGATAAAAACACACTCATCTCAG GTGTCAGGATCGGACATAGAGAAGCTATTTTAA